ggtcagtattgcctcacgtgtcccaacatttctacgaaatccaaactgatcttcccaaaggtcagcttctaccagtttttccattcgtctgtaaagaattcgtgttagtattttgcagccgaggcttattatactgatagttcggtaattttcacatctgtcaacacctgctttctttgggattggaattattatattcttcttgaagcctgagggtatttcgcctgtctcatacatcttgctcaccagatggtagagttttgtcaggactggttctcccaaggctattagtagttctaatggaatgttgtctactcccggagccttgtttcgacttaggtctttcagtgctctgtcaaactcttcaggcagtatcatatctcccatttcatgttcatctacatcctcttccatttccataatattgtcctaaagtacgtcgcccttgtatagaccctctatatactccttccacctttctgctttcccttctttgcttagaactgggtttccatcaaagctcttgatattcatgcaagtggttctcctttctccaaaggtctcttttattttcgtgtaggcagtatctatcttatcccaagtgagataagcctctacatccttacatttgtcctcgggccctgcttagccattttgtacttcctgtcgatatcatttttgagacgtttgtattcctttttgcctgcttcatttactgcatttttatattttctcctttcgtcaattaaattcaatattttttctcttacccaagggtttctactagccctcgtctgtttacctatttgatcctctgctgccttcactatttcatccctcatagctacccattcttcttctactgtatttctttcccccattcctgtcaattgttcccttatactctccctggaaccctgtacaacctctggtttagtctgtttatccaggtcccatctccttaaattcccacctttttgcagtttcttcagttttaatctacagttgataaccaatagagtgtggtcagagtccacatctgcccctggaaatgtcttacaatttaaagcctggttcctaaatctctaggcgctacagtctggaaccgcgcgaccgctacggtcgcaggttcgaatcctgcctcggacatggatgtgtgtgatgtccttaggttagttaggtctaagtagttctaggttatatggggctgatgacctcagaagttaagtcccatagtgctcagagccagagcctaaatctctgtcttaccattatataatctatctgataccttttagacaTTTCTTGCAATATTGTTTTCGAGTGATTTGTAATAAGTGTTCTTACGGTATAGTAAATAATTAGTATTGACAATAAAATGATAAATCATGAAAAAACGCGAAACGAAAAactttgaaaaatatgaaatattgttCTGTAGTGTTATAAAGTCTTCAGTGAAGAAACTTAAAGTGCCCCTTTTTGTTGCAGGTAACAGCAGAGCTTAACAGCGTAGACTATGGATAGGGTTCCACTCAGCAGAGAGACTGTGGAGGCGATAAAGACAAAGCGGCAGCTGGAGAGGGCGTGGGAGGAGTACGGAGACCCGGAGGACAAGCGAGCGTTGAACAGGCAGAAGAGGCTGGTGAGTCGGCTGGTGGCCGAGGACCGCGGGGCGCACGTGCAGGCGCTCGAGGATGAGCGGCGCGAAGCGGCCGCCAGGAGGGCCAAAGCCGACGGGATCCGCAAGATGGTGGCCCGCACCGACGACGACACGCTGTGCGAGCTCGCCGATACCATGTACGGCGTCGTCCAGATGATGAAGTCCCTCGCCGTCGGCAGCAAGAGGCAGCTCGGCCGAGGTGGAGGCGTCCGGGCCATACAGTGGTGACAGACAGTCCCTGTCTGGTCTTTGGCAGAACAAGctccatttttgcattttttttttgagTGGGGGTGGGGAGTTGAATTCGTGTTACAGTTTAATAGGCTACTTAGTCCAGTTGATAAGTGCTGCAATGGAACATCTTCATTAGCTCGGTGAATACTGTATTTAGACTTGACTGGGGTCAACATACCATTCCATTTACTTGATCTTAAGTGTACTGCATGTAACTCGTATCAGTTTCAGAATAAACCAAAGGGCTTTGCACATAGTCTGGCGCATATTATAATTTTTGTACTAAACGCTGATGCTCTGACTGGACAAGAAATTAGTTTTCTTGCGGCTTGCACCGTACGACCAGTAAATGTACTTTTATTTCTTCTCGTGTATCACTAGTATCTGTCCAGTTTGTTCTGTTCGCAGTCTAGAAAACCAAAAAAGTCAATTCGATTGGAGGTACTTTTCAATAATCTGTTTAGTTTCTGATTATGTTTGCTTCCTttttcctcagttttctttccagtATGTCTtcgcagattaaaaaaaaaagtaaatattaccAAGGCAGATCATTTTTAATTTGAGACATAACGTCAATGGAACTACAGCGATTTCTATGTCTTGATTAAAAAAAACCGTCTTGATTGCATTTGTTTAGCGTTAATGTTGTTAGTGCTTTCGGTCAATAGACAAAACATGAGATTTTCTTACGCCATGTAAGCAATGTAGGTGGTGTTTTCATATGTTTCTCCGTTGTTATACCTGTAGTTTCTCATTGTCACTTAGTTTTAACTAGCTTTTAGCTTTTAAAAAAGTGTAATATTTCTGGatgttttttaattcttttatttgctACGAATACGTCTTACTAAATTACATTCCACTGTGAGGCAGAGTGGGTGTAACTTAACCTTTgcagccggtcccggcggaggttcgagtcctcccttgggcatgggtctgtgtgttcgtccttaggatagtttaggttaagtagtgtgtaagcttagggactgatgaccttagccgttaagtcccataagatttcacaaacacactTAACCTTTGCAACTGCCAAACCTCTGCCGTTGTTACCATCCGGTGTTACCTTGTGGCCCTTCTCACAGCTTCCTTTAGTGAAAGTCGTATTGAagtttctattttcactttttattgTATTTTGCTGTTACTTTATCCTGTGACCTCTTATTATCTTTAAACCTTCACTTTGATGGTTTACTGACCAGAAGCGCTAGGAACATTagcattaaataaatgaaactgagatTGCATTTTGCAATCATCACATTTTAGTTTCCAAAAACTATGTGACTTCAGAGATCTTTCCAAGTCTCAAGCATCtacaatgtatacagggtgagtcacctaacgttaccgctggatatacactcctggaaattgaaataagaacaccgtgaattcattgtcccaggaaggggaaactttattgacacattcctggggtcagatacatcacatgatcacactgacagacccacaggcacatagacacaggcaacacagcatgcacaatgtcgccactagtacagtgtatatccacctttcgcagcaatgcaggctgctattctcccatggagacgatcgtagagatgctggatgtagtcctgtggaacggcttgccatgccatttccacctggcgcctcagttggaccagcgttcgtgctggacgtgcagaccgcgtgagacgacgcttcatccagtcccaaacatgctcaatgggggacagatccggagatcttgctggccagggtagttgacttacaccttctagagcacgttgggtggcacgggatacatgttgacgtgcattgtcctgttggaacagcaagttcccttgccggtctaggaatggtagaacgatgggttcgatgacggtttggatgtaccgtgcactattcagtgtccactcgacgatcaccagtggtgtacggccagtgtaggagatcgctccccacaccatgatgccgggtgttggccctgtgtgcctcggtcgtatgcagtcctgattgtggcgctcacctgcacggcgccaaacacgcatacgaccatcattggcaccaaggcagaagcgactctcatcgctgaagacgacacgtctccattcgtccctccattcacgcctgtcgcgacaccactggaggcgggctgcacgatgttggggcgtgagcggaagacggcctaacggtgtgcgggaccgtagcccagcttcatggagacggttgcgaatggtcctcgccgataccccaggagcaacagtgtccctaatttgctgggaagtggcggtgcggtcccctacggcactgcgtaggatcctacggtcttggcgtgcatccgtgcgtcgctgcggtccggtcccaggtcgacgggcacgtgcaccttccgccgaccactggcgacaacatcgatgtactgtgaagacctcacgccccacgtgttgagcaattcggcggtacgtccacccggcctcccgcatgcccactatacgccctcgctcaaagtccgttaagtgcacatacggttcacgtccacgctgtcgcggcatgctaccagtgttaaagactgcgatggagctccgtatgccacggcaaactggctgacactgacggcggcggtgcacaaatgctgcgcagctagcgccattcgccggccaacaccgcggttcctggtgtgtccgctgtgccgtgcgtgtgatcattgcttgtacagccctctcgcagtgtccggagcaagtatggtgtgtctgacacaccggtgtcaatgtgttcttttttccatttccaggagtgtatttcgtaaaccacatcaaatactgacgaaccgattccacagaccgaacgtgaggagaggggctagtgtaattggttaatacacaccatacaaaaatgcacggaagtatgttttttaacacaaacctacgtttttttaaaaatggaaccacgttagttttgttagcacatctgaacttataaacaaatacgtaatcagtgccgtttgttggattgtaaaatgttaattacatccagagatattgtaacctaaagttgacgcttgaaacctccgatgttcagttgcgtgttgtaacaaacagctgcaacatacatcgcgttcctacagaatgatctgccaacgttgctcgaaaatgtcccactggaaacgcgtcgacgtctgtggtgtcagcatgatggtgcacctgcacattccgcaattaacactaggctgacccttgacaggatgttcgatgggcgtttcgtaggaggtggaggacgcataaattggccagcccgttctcctgatcttacacctctggacttctttctgtgtggtacgttaaaggagaatgtgtaccgtgatgtgcctacaaccccagaggatatgaaacaacgtattgtggcagcctgcggcgacattacaccagatgcactgcggcgtgtacgacattcattacgccagagattgcaattgtgtgcagcaaatgatggccaccacattgaacatctattggcctgacatgtcgagacacactctatttcactccgtaattgaaaacggaaaccacgtgtgtacgtgtacctcacccctcatggtaatgtacatgtgcgtcagtgaaaaagaccaataaaaaggtgttagcatgtggacgtaatgtgctgttccagtctcttctgtacctaaggtccattaccgctccctttggatccctacgcaattcggtgctctccgatacacacgatcgaacagcggaggagtggtactgaagcgtcaactttaggttacaatatctccggatgtaattaacattttacaatccaacaaacggcactgattacgtatttgtttataagttcagatgtgctaacaaacctaacggggttccatttaaaaaaacgtaggtttgtgttaaaaacatacttccgtgcattttttatggtttgtattaaccaattacactagcccctctcctcacgttcggtctgtggaatcgattcgtcagtatttgatgtggtttacgaaatatatccagcggtaatgttaggtgactcacgaaGCCATCCTGGTAAAGTGGCTTTCCACAACTGCACtgattaccctagcacgcctcgCTCCCCTCCTAAAGGCAGAGTGCCAGGGTGGCTTAATGATTAGTGCATCCACCTAGTGAGTAGGAGGCCCGGGTTCAAATCACGtccttggtacagattttcattcgtcgcttcaatcCGCTTCATTTTTGTTTCCTTTGTGAAGTTGTATGATTAAACGTATAATTGTAAAAAGTAGTGTAAGAGCACTTAAGGCATGACTCATTTGAAAAGGTCCTACAGTCACCTGAAATTTCCTATTTAATTAAATCAACAACTGAGCCACGTTATGTAGAAATACAGCGCGAAGGTGCAATTACTAGTAAATATTCCGTATGAATGAATTAATGCTGAACTTTGCTGTACCTAATAGTGTGTTTCATGCCCCGGCTTCTTTAGCGAAACTGATGCCATCTCTAATGTAAATTAGTATTTTGTATGTAGAGAATACTCCAGACAGTTTGTTGTAAAGCTTTCTTGAGTCAAAACACTATGCAACACAGAATATAAAACGGCCCTAATGGAATTAGTGTAATCTTGCAATGACTTATTAACCCCGTGCCCAAGCAATTGGAGACGATGCGTGCGAAATAGGTCAGCGTGATGCGCGACACAATCGCAGCATAAGCCAACATGCGGATACCTATTATGTagctacaaatggctctaagcactatgggacttaacatcttaggtcataagttccctagacttagagctacttaaacataactaacatctgaggtcatcagtcccctagacttgaactactcaaacataactaacctaaggacatcgcacacatcctgcccgaggcaggattcgaacctgcgaccgttgcagcaggcggttccggactgaagcgcctagaaccgctcggccacagcggccgcctatgTAGCTACACTTTTAATTGTTTCACGTGATACTGGTCTTATAGACGTTAACGCTAATTTAATTCTTGTTCCTTATTGAGATCTATTTTTGCTATACAGTATTTCAAACAGTACTTCAaagtataaatataaatttttacacataaacaataCTTTAATAGAACTCATGGTCTTCGTGGACATCGTCACATGTGACTTCTTCATAACGAATGTATAACACAACACCAAAACGTAGATATTATcaacaaaaaaaaagtaattacaagTAGAAATGCTGCCTTGAACAAATTTCTAATATGAAAATACCTACAGCTGTAGAAATTAGTTGTTCTGAATGGCATGGTAGTTTCGAAAGCATTGTGGCAGACATAACGCCAATTTATACTCCGTGCAGTCACAAGTCGTTTCGTGCTTCGTGTTTTATGcaaactttgcacacatttttttttttaaaaaagagtcgGATCGATATGTTTTGAGAAATGGGCCAAATATTGCGATTGGAGTCGAAGATATGTTTCACCGAGTGATGATATTCCAGGGAACTGGCCATTTTTTAACATTACCTCTGCTATATCTGGCCGGCAGTCAACATATTTCCATTCTCTGGATGTCTACTGTTTTACGTATTGAATAGAGCCATATCCGACAGACAAAAAAAGTTTGGCCTGGCTTTCGTTCCCACGAGTGTGACTCGTTATGTTTACGTTTGGTCAGCATTTGTTTCCACGAGTCGTTCTTGTCAGAGTACGGCAAGGAGTTGATGGATATCGAAAACTGAAATTTGTTATGTTATACAATGCACTACAGACGTGGCTCTTCTCATTACATGTTACAGAGGTGGATAGAACATTTTAGAAAGGTAAATCTCCCAGTAGTTGTTGGTACCTGTTGAAATCTGCAGTTTCCCAGCTGTGACGCCTAATCCGCTGAACTACGGTATATACAGGAAACAAGAAAACTCTTGAGTCTCTGAGAATGGTTAAGTTTGAAAACCAAACAACTGCTTTTTCTTCCGttttgaaaataagtaatttttctttaggagaaaaaaaaatgtttacatattGGACTAGTTGAGTAAGAGCTAACTTTTTCTTTCCTGACGTTTGTGCCGTCCACGAATCAGGCTGGTTGGTGTATCTACACACGGTCGTTAATCCGCCGCGCGGATTTTGTCTGGGTCAGGCTCACCTCTCTGTCTCGCAAGCTAGTGCGCTGCGCTGTACGAGCAGGCCCAGGATGAGCAATGACGTCGTTCGAGAGGTGCCTTCTAACGTAACGAGTAGAAGCGAACAGTTCAGTAAATGATCATCTTTTCAAAAATAGAACAACTCGCCTTTAGGAGTAATTTATTGTTCGATCTATCGGAACTATCACAGCAGAGCGCCTCTGCCTTTGGGGACAATTGAGAGTTTTAAATGTTAGGCCGGAGATTAAACTGCTGTTGCGTACGTGTGGCTTCACTTTTTCGCTGTTCTTTTATACACCTTATGTATACACGTAATGATCTGAACTGCGCGAGTCAGTTACCAACTCACGTCATATTTATGCTGGCCATTCCTTCGCCGCGCAAAGCCGATCTCTACTCCTAAGTTCCCCGTCAAACTGCCATATTTGAGTGATGGGCTGCAGCTTATATAAAGTGTAGCTCGTAAAGGTGTGTTTGCACCTGTGCGCCTTGCGGCTTTCCCCATAccgagctggccgaagtggccgtgcggttaaaggcgctgcagtttggaaccgcaagaccgctacggtcgcaggttcgaatc
The genomic region above belongs to Schistocerca serialis cubense isolate TAMUIC-IGC-003099 chromosome 6, iqSchSeri2.2, whole genome shotgun sequence and contains:
- the LOC126483757 gene encoding uncharacterized protein LOC126483757, producing the protein MDRVPLSRETVEAIKTKRQLERAWEEYGDPEDKRALNRQKRLVSRLVAEDRGAHVQALEDERREAAARRAKADGIRKMVARTDDDTLCELADTMYGVVQMMKSLAVGSKRQLGRGGGVRAIQW